One region of Olleya sp. Hel_I_94 genomic DNA includes:
- the ribH gene encoding 6,7-dimethyl-8-ribityllumazine synthase, with the protein MATTNLSAYDKASIPNGKQFRFGIVVSEWNDNITQGLLEGAKSTLLEHDVQPENILVWDVPGSYELIYGSKKMIAQNVDAVIAIGSVIQGETKHFDFVCDAVAQGIKDLNVTTETPVIFCVLTDNTLQQAIDRSGGKHGNKGVEAAVAALKMATLRKNA; encoded by the coding sequence ATGGCAACAACAAATTTATCAGCATACGATAAAGCATCAATCCCAAACGGAAAGCAATTTCGGTTTGGGATTGTTGTTTCAGAATGGAATGACAATATTACACAAGGGTTGTTAGAAGGTGCTAAAAGCACCCTTTTAGAACATGATGTGCAACCAGAAAATATTTTGGTTTGGGATGTGCCAGGAAGTTACGAGTTAATTTACGGTTCTAAAAAAATGATAGCACAAAACGTTGATGCTGTCATTGCAATTGGAAGTGTAATCCAAGGCGAGACTAAACATTTTGATTTTGTTTGTGATGCAGTAGCCCAAGGTATTAAAGACCTTAATGTTACTACAGAGACACCTGTTATTTTTTGTGTGTTGACAGATAATACATTACAACAAGCTATTGATCGTTCTGGTGGTAAACATGGTAATAAAGGTGTAGAGGCAGCAGTTGCAGCTTTAAAAATGGCAACACTGCGCAAAAACGCCTAA
- a CDS encoding tetratricopeptide repeat protein, which produces MATYKKRGYKPNTKVEKEIEVEESSTTAEVFNTLDESANKAEEFVEKNQKNIFIIIGVVAALALGYLVYQQFIVKPKQGEAMNEMYQAQKFFNEAVTNGVAQDSLYNLALKGGEGKLGMVDIADQYSGTAAGNLANYYAGMAYLNIKNYEQAIVYLDKFESEDEALAPMAKGAIGDAFVQLTDNENALDYYTQAANLRQNEFTAPTYLYKAGITALDLGKASKALDFFNKIKDNYPNSPEATQAEVFIGKAQAMSN; this is translated from the coding sequence ATGGCGACTTACAAGAAAAGAGGATACAAACCAAATACTAAAGTAGAAAAGGAAATAGAGGTTGAAGAAAGCTCAACAACTGCTGAAGTTTTTAATACATTAGACGAATCTGCAAACAAAGCAGAGGAGTTTGTTGAAAAAAATCAGAAAAACATTTTTATAATAATTGGTGTTGTAGCTGCATTAGCTTTAGGTTATTTAGTTTATCAACAATTTATAGTTAAGCCTAAGCAAGGTGAAGCAATGAATGAAATGTACCAAGCACAAAAATTCTTTAATGAAGCTGTTACAAATGGTGTAGCACAAGATTCTTTATACAACCTTGCACTTAAAGGAGGTGAAGGTAAATTAGGAATGGTAGATATTGCAGACCAATATAGTGGTACTGCTGCAGGAAACTTAGCTAATTATTATGCTGGTATGGCTTATTTAAATATTAAAAATTACGAACAAGCAATTGTTTATTTAGATAAGTTTGAAAGTGAAGATGAAGCATTAGCACCTATGGCTAAAGGCGCAATCGGAGATGCTTTTGTACAATTAACAGATAATGAAAACGCTTTAGATTATTATACACAAGCTGCTAATTTACGTCAAAACGAATTTACAGCTCCAACATACCTATACAAAGCAGGAATTACTGCCTTAGACTTAGGTAAAGCATCTAAAGCATTAGACTTTTTTAATAAAATAAAAGACAACTATCCAAACTCACCAGAAGCTACTCAAGCAGAAGTGTTTATTGGTAAAGCGCAAGCAATGTCTAACTAA
- the recF gene encoding DNA replication/repair protein RecF (All proteins in this family for which functions are known are DNA-binding proteins that assist the filamentation of RecA onto DNA for the initiation of recombination or recombinational repair.) translates to MILKSLALLNYKNFDSKSFEFNHTINCLVGNNGVGKTNVLDAIYHLSFGKSYFNPVASQNIKYDEEFFVINGEYDKDEKTENIVVSLKKGQKKIIKRNSKAYDKFSDHIGFLPLVIISPADRDLIIEGSDTRRKFIDSVISQSDKNYLSNLINYNKILSQRNSLLKYFAANHTYNNDTVDVYNQQLQQYGTLVFEKRKQFLESFIPLFKARYKAISNNNEDVSLNYKSDLFEDSLEQLLKKTINKDKALQYTSVGVHKDDLEFNLGDYPIKKFGSQGQQKSFLIALKLAQFDSIKAISGDNPILLLDDIFDKLDETRVAQIIKLVNDENFGQIFISDTHADRTENAVKQVHQSYEIFKL, encoded by the coding sequence ATGATTTTAAAATCTTTAGCGCTTTTAAACTATAAAAATTTCGACTCTAAATCATTCGAGTTTAACCATACTATTAACTGCCTTGTTGGTAATAATGGTGTTGGAAAAACCAATGTATTGGATGCAATCTACCATTTATCCTTTGGTAAAAGCTACTTTAATCCTGTAGCATCACAGAATATTAAATATGACGAAGAGTTTTTTGTTATTAATGGTGAATATGACAAAGACGAAAAAACAGAAAACATTGTAGTAAGTCTGAAAAAAGGACAAAAAAAAATTATAAAAAGAAACAGTAAAGCTTACGACAAGTTTAGTGATCACATTGGTTTTTTACCTTTAGTGATAATAAGTCCTGCTGACAGAGATTTAATTATTGAAGGTAGTGATACTAGACGAAAATTTATTGATAGCGTTATTAGCCAAAGCGATAAAAACTACTTAAGTAATTTAATTAATTACAACAAAATTTTATCTCAACGTAACTCATTGCTTAAATATTTTGCTGCAAATCACACTTATAATAATGATACTGTAGATGTTTACAACCAACAACTACAACAATATGGAACCCTTGTTTTTGAAAAAAGAAAACAGTTTTTAGAGTCATTTATACCTTTATTTAAGGCTAGATACAAAGCCATAAGTAATAATAACGAGGACGTTAGTTTAAATTATAAAAGTGACTTATTTGAGGACAGCTTAGAACAATTATTAAAAAAAACAATTAATAAAGACAAGGCATTACAATATACTAGTGTTGGTGTACATAAGGATGATTTAGAATTTAATTTAGGCGATTATCCAATTAAAAAGTTTGGAAGTCAAGGACAACAAAAATCATTTTTAATTGCGCTTAAATTAGCACAATTTGATAGTATAAAAGCTATTAGTGGTGATAATCCTATTTTATTATTAGATGATATTTTTGATAAATTAGACGAAACACGTGTAGCACAAATTATTAAATTAGTTAATGATGAAAATTTTGGACAAATTTTTATTAGTGACACACATGCCGATCGTACTGAAAACGCTGTTAAACAAGTACATCAATCGTATGAAATATTTAAATTATAA
- a CDS encoding lipocalin family protein, with translation MKKTYYLLLIVLVGCSKNPEDLKQHLSGYWEINEVTLSNGTKKVYNINETIDYITIDKDSVGFRKKLKPNFNGTYQTSKDVEHFIFKIENDSLNLYYKTPFANWKETILHASKDKLQIMNQNKDLYLYKRYTPITVD, from the coding sequence ATGAAAAAGACGTATTACCTATTATTAATAGTACTAGTGGGATGCTCAAAAAATCCTGAAGATTTAAAGCAACACCTTTCGGGTTATTGGGAAATAAACGAAGTAACTTTAAGTAATGGTACAAAAAAAGTGTATAATATAAACGAAACAATAGATTATATAACTATAGACAAAGACTCTGTTGGGTTTAGAAAGAAACTAAAACCAAACTTTAATGGGACTTACCAAACCTCTAAAGATGTTGAACATTTTATTTTTAAAATAGAAAACGACAGTCTTAACCTTTATTATAAAACACCATTTGCTAACTGGAAGGAAACTATTTTACACGCTAGCAAAGACAAATTACAGATTATGAATCAAAATAAAGATTTGTATTTATATAAACGCTACACACCTATAACCGTAGACTAA
- a CDS encoding DUF721 domain-containing protein — protein MAKRNNNLLNISDALKDFVTENNLEKGLDKVNVKDAWAKLMGNGITNYTTAIELKKDVLYVQLSSSALREELSYGNQKIIKLLNEELGKEIIKKLILR, from the coding sequence ATGGCAAAACGAAACAACAACTTACTTAATATCTCTGACGCATTAAAAGATTTTGTTACAGAAAACAACTTGGAAAAAGGACTGGATAAAGTTAATGTAAAAGACGCTTGGGCAAAATTAATGGGTAATGGTATTACTAATTATACCACAGCAATCGAGCTAAAAAAAGACGTACTTTATGTACAACTAAGCTCTAGCGCACTTAGAGAAGAGCTTAGTTATGGTAACCAAAAAATAATTAAGTTATTAAACGAAGAACTAGGTAAAGAAATAATTAAAAAACTGATATTGAGATAA
- a CDS encoding cold-shock protein, translating to MAQGTVKFFNDSKGFGFITEEGSDKDHFVHISGLIDEVREGDVVEFDLQEGRKGMNAVNVKVV from the coding sequence ATGGCTCAAGGCACAGTAAAATTTTTCAATGATTCTAAAGGATTCGGTTTTATAACTGAAGAAGGATCAGACAAAGACCATTTCGTACACATCTCTGGACTTATCGACGAAGTTCGTGAAGGTGATGTTGTAGAATTCGACTTACAAGAAGGAAGAAAAGGTATGAACGCAGTAAATGTAAAAGTAGTATAA
- a CDS encoding cold-shock protein: MSKGTVKFFNDAKGFGFITEEGVNKDHFVHISGLIDEVREGDEVEFDLQEGKKGLNAVNVKVI; the protein is encoded by the coding sequence ATGAGTAAAGGCACAGTAAAATTCTTCAATGACGCTAAAGGTTTTGGATTCATAACAGAAGAAGGTGTAAACAAAGACCATTTTGTACACATTTCAGGATTAATCGACGAAGTTCGCGAAGGTGACGAAGTTGAATTCGACTTACAAGAAGGTAAAAAAGGATTAAACGCAGTTAACGTTAAAGTAATTTAA
- a CDS encoding nucleoside-diphosphate kinase yields MATNRTFTMLKPDSVEKGYIGAILEKINASGFRIVAMKLTHMTKQDAEAFYAVHSERPFYGELVEYMTRGPIVAAILEKDNAVEDFRTLIGATNPADAAEGTIRKLYAASIGENAVHGSDSDENAAIEGAFHFAGREMF; encoded by the coding sequence ATGGCAACTAACAGAACATTTACAATGCTTAAGCCTGACTCTGTTGAAAAAGGGTACATTGGCGCAATCTTAGAAAAAATTAACGCTTCAGGTTTTAGAATCGTTGCAATGAAATTAACACACATGACTAAGCAAGATGCTGAAGCATTTTACGCTGTACATAGTGAAAGACCTTTTTATGGTGAGTTAGTTGAGTACATGACACGTGGACCAATTGTAGCTGCTATTTTAGAAAAAGATAACGCTGTTGAAGATTTTAGAACTTTAATTGGTGCAACTAATCCTGCTGATGCAGCAGAGGGAACGATCCGTAAATTATATGCAGCGTCTATTGGCGAAAATGCAGTACACGGAAGTGACAGTGATGAAAACGCAGCTATTGAAGGTGCTTTCCATTTTGCTGGACGCGAAATGTTTTAA
- a CDS encoding DHH family phosphoesterase has product MTKQDITAINQLLETPKKIVIVSHKNPDGDAIGSSLALFHYLTKTNHLATVIVPNDYPDFLKWIPGQDLILKYDSQKEESEQTINEADIIFALDFNAFHRTGDMEHVLTDSSALKIMIDHHQQPDDFAKYMYSDVSMSSTCEMVYNFIDMLEDTTIIDINIATAIYVGIMTDTGSFRFRSTTSATHRIIANLIDKGADNTMIHNQVYDTNSYNRLQLLGCALSNLKVVPESRAAYITLSQKELQQFDYKKGDTEGFVNYALSLNNVVLAAIFIEDLQQGIIKISLRSKGDFSVNEMSRSHFQGGGHTNAAGGKSDVNLEQTTEKFISILPQYKTALHEA; this is encoded by the coding sequence ATGACAAAACAAGACATTACAGCAATTAATCAGTTATTAGAAACACCTAAAAAAATTGTAATTGTAAGCCATAAAAATCCTGATGGAGACGCTATTGGTTCTAGCCTAGCCTTATTTCATTATTTAACAAAAACTAATCACTTAGCTACGGTTATTGTACCAAACGATTATCCAGATTTTTTAAAATGGATTCCTGGTCAGGATTTGATTTTAAAATATGATAGTCAAAAAGAAGAAAGCGAACAAACAATAAATGAAGCAGATATTATTTTTGCTTTAGATTTTAATGCTTTTCATAGAACTGGAGATATGGAACATGTACTTACAGACAGCAGTGCATTAAAAATAATGATTGACCATCATCAACAACCTGATGATTTTGCAAAATATATGTACAGTGATGTTAGCATGAGCTCGACTTGCGAGATGGTGTATAATTTTATTGACATGCTAGAGGACACAACTATAATAGACATCAATATAGCTACAGCAATTTACGTAGGTATTATGACAGATACAGGATCGTTTAGATTTAGATCTACTACAAGTGCAACGCATAGAATAATAGCTAATTTAATAGACAAAGGTGCAGACAACACTATGATACACAATCAAGTATACGATACTAACAGCTATAACCGTTTGCAATTATTAGGTTGTGCTTTAAGTAATTTAAAAGTTGTACCAGAATCTAGAGCTGCTTACATTACGTTATCTCAAAAAGAATTACAACAATTTGATTATAAAAAAGGAGATACAGAAGGTTTTGTAAACTATGCTTTATCTTTAAACAATGTTGTACTTGCTGCTATATTTATCGAGGATTTACAACAAGGTATCATTAAAATTTCTTTAAGGTCTAAAGGCGATTTCTCGGTGAACGAAATGTCTAGATCCCACTTTCAAGGTGGTGGACACACAAATGCTGCAGGAGGAAAAAGCGATGTTAACTTAGAGCAAACCACAGAAAAATTTATTAGTATATTACCACAATACAAAACAGCACTACATGAAGCGTAA
- the gldI gene encoding gliding motility-associated peptidyl-prolyl isomerase GldI — protein MKRNLAILLLILTTVLSCKTPEARKPKSVNSGSFIDQSVARNKALNKKEIKAIEALIASQPENDYKTSGNGFWYYYNTKIETDSIVKPDFADIVNFNYDVKDLDGQTIYTQAELKTQSYAMDQQELFTGLREGLKLMQAGETVTFLFPSHKAYGYYGDENKIGTNIPLVCKVTVNSITKKE, from the coding sequence ATGAAGCGTAATTTAGCCATACTATTACTAATCTTAACTACTGTTTTAAGCTGTAAAACACCGGAAGCTAGAAAACCAAAGTCGGTTAACTCTGGCTCTTTTATTGACCAATCTGTTGCTAGAAATAAAGCGTTAAATAAAAAAGAAATTAAAGCAATTGAAGCACTAATAGCTAGTCAACCAGAAAATGATTACAAAACCTCAGGCAACGGATTTTGGTACTACTACAATACTAAAATTGAAACTGACAGCATTGTAAAACCTGATTTTGCAGACATTGTAAACTTTAATTATGACGTAAAAGATTTAGATGGACAAACCATTTATACTCAAGCAGAATTAAAAACTCAAAGTTACGCAATGGACCAACAAGAACTTTTTACAGGTTTACGTGAAGGTCTAAAACTAATGCAAGCAGGAGAAACGGTAACCTTTTTGTTTCCGTCACACAAGGCTTATGGCTATTATGGAGACGAAAATAAAATAGGTACTAACATTCCATTAGTTTGTAAAGTAACCGTTAATTCAATAACAAAAAAAGAATAG
- a CDS encoding peptidylprolyl isomerase produces MNKLIKTMKLLLIALLVSMSNTSCQEKYPDLEDGLYAEFVTNKGTMVAKLFYDKVPVVVANFVGLAEGTHPKLDDSLKGKPFYNGVTFHRVMDKFMIQGGDPTGTGTGSAGYKFFSEFDTDLSHDKAGILSMANSGGLDTNGSQFFITEIPKQNLDAFYADGSLKNCGAPRVSCHSVFGELVKGIEVQDTISNVKVAPGSNKPLEDVVIQKLNIIRKGKDAKAFDAAKVFTEQEPLLPQKLKDLEVKAQEILKEKAKEAANNFKKANADRPGEVKEFPTGLVMIVEANPNGVTPKPSDQVLIDCTGLFEDGRFFFSTIESDAKKYDQYNEDAAKQGAYQPFAMPYNESATLVPGFREAMLNMNVGDKARIFVPGYLGYGASGRGPVPPNANLIFDLEIVSIK; encoded by the coding sequence ATGAACAAATTAATTAAAACAATGAAACTATTATTGATTGCTCTTTTGGTTAGTATGTCTAACACATCTTGCCAAGAAAAATATCCTGATTTGGAAGACGGATTATATGCCGAATTTGTTACAAACAAAGGTACTATGGTTGCCAAGTTATTTTACGACAAAGTACCTGTAGTCGTGGCTAATTTTGTTGGCTTAGCAGAAGGTACACATCCAAAACTTGATGACTCTTTAAAAGGTAAACCTTTTTATAATGGTGTTACTTTTCATAGAGTAATGGATAAATTTATGATCCAAGGTGGTGACCCAACAGGAACCGGAACTGGAAGTGCAGGATATAAATTTTTTAGCGAATTTGACACAGACTTAAGTCATGACAAAGCAGGAATTTTATCTATGGCTAATTCTGGTGGATTAGATACTAATGGAAGTCAGTTTTTTATTACTGAAATACCTAAGCAAAACTTAGATGCTTTTTACGCAGACGGAAGTTTAAAAAACTGTGGTGCACCAAGAGTAAGTTGTCACTCTGTTTTTGGAGAATTAGTTAAAGGTATTGAAGTACAAGACACGATCTCTAACGTTAAAGTTGCACCAGGAAGCAACAAACCATTAGAAGATGTAGTTATTCAAAAATTAAATATTATCCGTAAAGGTAAAGATGCTAAAGCATTTGATGCTGCAAAAGTTTTTACAGAACAAGAGCCTCTTTTACCTCAAAAATTAAAAGATTTAGAAGTAAAAGCTCAAGAGATTTTGAAAGAAAAAGCTAAAGAAGCTGCTAATAACTTTAAAAAAGCTAATGCTGATAGACCAGGTGAAGTAAAAGAATTCCCTACTGGATTAGTTATGATTGTTGAAGCAAATCCAAATGGTGTTACACCAAAACCGTCAGACCAAGTATTAATTGATTGTACTGGATTATTTGAAGATGGACGTTTCTTCTTTTCTACAATAGAATCTGATGCTAAAAAATATGACCAATACAATGAAGACGCTGCAAAACAAGGTGCATACCAACCTTTTGCAATGCCTTATAACGAGTCTGCAACTTTAGTCCCTGGTTTTAGAGAAGCTATGCTAAATATGAATGTTGGAGATAAAGCTAGAATATTTGTACCAGGTTATTTAGGATATGGTGCTTCAGGTCGTGGTCCAGTACCACCAAATGCAAACCTTATTTTTGATTTAGAAATTGTATCAATCAAATAA
- the mazG gene encoding nucleoside triphosphate pyrophosphohydrolase encodes MNSRADQLKAFDRLLTIMDELREQCPWDKKQTMETLRHLTIEETYELGDAILEDDLEEVKKEIGDLMLHMVFYAKIGSEKKAFDIADVCNGICEKLIHRHPHIYGDVTVKDEAEVKRNWENLKLKEGRTSVLEGVPNSLPALVKASRIQEKVAGVGFDWEQPEQVWEKVEEELNEFKAEVDKGDADAMEDEFGDVLFSMVNYARFLKINPENALERTNKKFSKRFQYLESKAKALNKDLKDMTLGEMDVFWEEAKKQ; translated from the coding sequence ATGAATTCTAGAGCAGACCAATTAAAAGCATTTGACCGTTTATTGACAATTATGGACGAGCTGCGTGAACAATGTCCTTGGGATAAAAAGCAAACTATGGAAACCTTACGTCATTTAACCATTGAGGAAACGTACGAGTTAGGTGATGCTATTTTAGAAGACGATTTAGAAGAAGTTAAAAAGGAAATAGGAGATCTTATGTTGCATATGGTTTTTTATGCAAAAATAGGAAGTGAGAAAAAAGCATTTGATATTGCAGATGTTTGTAATGGTATCTGTGAAAAGCTAATCCATAGGCATCCACATATTTATGGAGATGTGACTGTAAAAGACGAAGCTGAAGTCAAGCGTAATTGGGAAAATCTAAAATTAAAAGAAGGAAGAACAAGTGTTTTAGAAGGCGTACCTAATAGTTTACCAGCTTTGGTTAAAGCAAGCAGAATACAAGAAAAAGTAGCAGGTGTAGGTTTTGATTGGGAACAACCAGAGCAAGTATGGGAAAAAGTAGAGGAGGAGTTGAATGAATTTAAAGCAGAGGTTGATAAAGGTGATGCTGATGCAATGGAAGACGAATTTGGAGATGTATTATTCTCTATGGTAAATTACGCTAGATTTTTAAAGATAAATCCAGAAAACGCTTTAGAGCGTACTAATAAAAAATTCTCTAAGCGCTTTCAGTATTTAGAGTCAAAAGCAAAAGCATTAAATAAAGATTTAAAAGACATGACTTTGGGTGAAATGGATGTTTTTTGGGAAGAGGCCAAAAAACAGTAA
- a CDS encoding DUF5606 domain-containing protein, producing the protein MALDKVLAIAGKPGLYKLVTQTRGGFIAESLIDNRRMSVGIQQNVSILSEIAIYTLTEEVPLKDVLSKIKDKENGAQTSISHKDSKDKLEEYFFEVLPDYDEDRVYPSDIKKVVQWYNMLQKNNMLDFDTAKTETSDEEE; encoded by the coding sequence ATGGCTTTAGATAAAGTATTAGCAATTGCAGGTAAACCTGGATTATATAAATTAGTAACTCAAACAAGAGGTGGCTTTATAGCCGAATCTTTAATTGATAATAGACGTATGTCTGTTGGAATACAACAAAACGTTAGTATTTTAAGTGAGATTGCAATTTATACTTTAACAGAAGAAGTGCCATTAAAAGATGTCTTAAGTAAAATTAAAGACAAAGAAAATGGAGCACAAACTAGTATTAGTCACAAGGATTCTAAAGATAAATTGGAAGAGTACTTTTTTGAAGTATTACCAGATTATGATGAGGATAGAGTGTATCCAAGTGATATTAAAAAGGTAGTACAATGGTATAATATGTTACAAAAAAATAACATGTTAGACTTTGATACAGCTAAGACTGAAACGTCTGACGAAGAAGAATAA
- the def gene encoding peptide deformylase: MILPIVAYGDPVLKKKATDISEDYPKLKELIANMYETMYGSFGVGLAAPQIGLSIRMFIVDATPFADDEEVMSKAESDFLKSFKHTFINPVILEESGDEWAFNEGCLSIPDVREDVFRKPNIKIEYFDEDFNKQTMELDGLAARVFQHEYDHIEGILFTDHLSALKKRLIKGKLTNISKGKINVDYRMKFPLMKKKR; the protein is encoded by the coding sequence ATGATATTACCAATTGTTGCCTATGGCGATCCCGTTTTAAAGAAAAAAGCGACAGACATTTCAGAAGATTACCCAAAGTTAAAAGAACTAATAGCAAACATGTACGAGACCATGTATGGATCGTTTGGTGTAGGTTTAGCAGCTCCTCAAATTGGGTTGTCAATCCGTATGTTTATTGTAGATGCGACTCCCTTTGCAGATGATGAAGAAGTAATGAGTAAAGCGGAAAGTGACTTTTTAAAAAGCTTTAAACATACTTTTATTAACCCAGTTATTTTAGAGGAATCTGGTGACGAATGGGCTTTTAATGAAGGTTGTTTAAGTATTCCTGATGTTAGGGAAGACGTCTTTAGAAAACCAAATATTAAAATTGAATATTTTGATGAAGACTTTAACAAGCAAACAATGGAATTAGATGGTTTGGCTGCTAGAGTGTTTCAGCATGAATATGATCATATCGAAGGGATTTTGTTTACAGACCATTTGTCTGCTTTAAAAAAGCGTTTGATAAAAGGAAAATTAACTAACATCTCTAAAGGAAAAATTAATGTGGATTATCGCATGAAATTTCCATTAATGAAAAAGAAACGTTAA
- the ruvX gene encoding Holliday junction resolvase RuvX, with amino-acid sequence MARILAIDYGKIRTGLAVTDEMQIIASGLTTVNTKELITFLKDYLSKEQVELFLVGEPKQMDNTPSESEALIIPFLVKLENVFPKIPIKRVDERFTSKMATQTLIDSGLNKKQRQNKALLDEVSATIILQSYLYNQ; translated from the coding sequence ATGGCTCGCATTTTAGCAATTGATTACGGAAAGATTAGAACAGGATTAGCAGTGACTGATGAGATGCAGATTATTGCTTCTGGATTGACTACTGTAAATACTAAGGAGCTTATTACTTTTTTAAAAGACTATCTAAGTAAGGAGCAAGTCGAATTATTTTTAGTCGGAGAGCCAAAACAAATGGACAATACGCCAAGTGAGAGTGAAGCGTTAATTATTCCGTTTTTGGTTAAATTAGAAAATGTATTTCCTAAGATTCCGATAAAACGTGTAGACGAGCGTTTTACCTCTAAAATGGCGACGCAAACATTAATTGATAGCGGATTAAATAAAAAACAAAGACAAAATAAAGCGCTTTTAGACGAGGTTAGTGCAACCATAATCTTACAAAGCTATCTTTATAATCAATAA